A segment of the Flavobacteriales bacterium genome:
GGGCCGACAAGCTGGATGCGCCGTACGGGATCATGGAAGCGGCGCTGATGGCTGAGAACGAGGGCTGGAAGCGCTTTGACCGCGTGATCACCGTGAGCTGCCCGGAGGATGAGCGGATCGCACGGGTGATGGCACGCGACGGCATCACGGAGGAGGCGGTGCGCGCACGCATGCTGCGCCAGGCCACGGATGCCGACCGCGAGGCCATCGCGGACTTCATCGTGCGCAACGATGAGAACGTGCTTGTGATCCCGCAGGTGCTCGAGATGGATGCCGAACTCCGGGCAACGCAGCCATGAAACAGGAAGAGCGCCGCCTGCCGCTTTCTACGGTCACGCTGGTCTTCGGCGCCCTGAGCATCCCACTGGCCTTCGCAGGGCATCTGTGCACCCTGGCCGTCGTGCTCGGGCTTTATGCCATCGCATTCGGCTGGTGGGGGCAGCGCCGCGCTAACCGGCACATCCTGCGCTACACCGCAGCCAGTGTAAAGCGCGCGCGCTGGGGATGCCGCCTCGCCCTCTTCGGCACCAGCGCGGCGATCGTGATGTTGGTGCTGTGGGCGAGCAACGCCCTGCTGGGCTAAGCGCGCTTGGCCAGGTGCTCGGGCTGCATGCCGAGCAGCACTGAATCAGTGCCGAACTCGATGATCATGCGCTTGAGCACTTCGGCGGTGGCCTCCGCATCGGCCAGGGCCCGATGCGCCTTCGGGAAGGCGATGCCCAGGTGCCTGCATACGCTCGACAGGTTATGGTGCGCAAGGTGGGGCATCAGCCTGCGGCTCACACGCTCGGTGCAGAGCGTAGCGCGCTCAAAGGCCAGTCCGGTCCGCGCGAACTCGTGCCGCAGGGCCGTCATGTCGAAACGGACGTTGTGCGCCACCACGATGCGATCCTGGGTGATCGTGGACAAGGTCCCCGCGATCTC
Coding sequences within it:
- a CDS encoding dephospho-CoA kinase, which produces MLRVGLTGGIGSGKSTVAKVFEVLGIPVYFADERARALMEDDATVKAALIARFGPGIYTDDRLDRAALAAIIFSDEEARQAVNCIVHPAVRADFDRWADKLDAPYGIMEAALMAENEGWKRFDRVITVSCPEDERIARVMARDGITEEAVRARMLRQATDADREAIADFIVRNDENVLVIPQVLEMDAELRATQP
- a CDS encoding 3'-5' exonuclease, with the protein product MPRTLTLSATPPFAPAYEAAMQRQQFAVIDVEVTEGDPTRGRVMEVAAIALDGSRERMRWESLVQPRERVPWFTRKLTGIDDSMLRDAPGFHEIAGTLSTITQDRIVVAHNVRFDMTALRHEFARTGLAFERATLCTERVSRRLMPHLAHHNLSSVCRHLGIAFPKAHRALADAEATAEVLKRMIIEFGTDSVLLGMQPEHLAKRA